AAGTTTGAGTGGCCATAACGAAGTCGAAACTTTGACTGGAGCACTTCGCTTTAATGCTAAAGATCAGCACAAGGTAGAGTTGGTGAATGTGACAACGCGAAACTTGCTTTATGTCGATTTAGAAGATCGTGTTTTAGAAATACGTGAAGATGTGACTGGTAAAAAATACCAAATGCAGAGTGATTTTGTTTTGGTGAAACCAGCTTAATTTTCTAAATAACTGTATTTTAGGAATTCATTTTAATATTTACCTCTTTTTACTTTTGCAAAGCTCCCACTTTATTTCAAATTCATAATCTAAATGTATAAATAACTTGAGATAGAGAATGGAATAAAAATGGAGCGAATGGTTTTTGGATTATTGATCTAAATCAGGTTTATAGCTTAGAAAAGCGAGAACGGGGTGAAGTAATTCATTCACTCTTTGGCAAAAAAACAGTATGCTTAGGCCTATAAAAAGGAGCATACATGTATCAAGTACTTGCACGGAAATATCGTCCTCGCAATTTTAATGAGCTTGTGGGTCAAAACCACGTTTCTCGGGCACTAACCAGTGCTTTAGAGCGCGGACGTTTGCACCATGCTTATTTATTTACAGGAACGCGTGGGGTCGGAAAAACCACTATTGCCCGTATTTTGGCGAAGTGCTTGAACTGTGAAACAGGTGTGACTTCGACGCCGTGCGAAGTTTGCCCAACCTGTACTGCCGTGAATGAAGGCCGTTTTATTGATTTGATTGAAATTGATGCGGCATCACGGACTAAAGTTGAAGATACTCGAGAGCTTTTAGACAATGTTCCTTATGCACCGACGCAAGGTCGTTTTAAGGTCTATTTGATCGATGAAGTGCATATGCTGTCTACGCATTCTTTTAATGCTTTACTCAAAACATTGGAAGAACCACCTGAACATGTGAAATTCCTTTTTGCAACGACAGATCCACAAAAGCTCCCAATTACCGTGATTTCACGTTGTTTGCAATTTACTCTACGCCCGTTGGCTGTAGATGAAATTACTGAGCATCTGGGTAATATTTTAAATAAAGAAAGCATTCTCGCCGAGCAGGATGCGATTTGGCAAATTGCAGAGTCTGCCCAAGGCTCATTACGTGATGCACTTTCTTTGACAGATCAAGCGATTGCCTATGGTCAGGGCTCTATCCAGCACCAAGATGTCAAAGAGATGTTAGGTTTAATCGACCGTACCATTATTTATGATTTGATCCTTGCGATACATCAAAACCAGAAACAACGGGTGAGTGAGTTGCTGATGCAATTCCGCCAGCAAGCACTGGATGTATCTTTAGTTTTGGATCAGTTGATTTCGACTTTACATGAATTGGCATTATTACAATATTTACCAGAACTAAGCCTCAAATATAGCGCTGAAATTAATAAAAAAATCATGCAATTGTCTCAGCAGATTGTTGCGCAAGACCTACAGCTTTATTACCAAATTGCATGTAAAGGACGTGCTGAATTACAGCTAGCAGTCACACAAGAGCAAGGCTTTGAAATGACGGTGCTACGCATGTTGGCGTTCCGTCCATTACAACCGAATGAGGTACTGGTAGCTCAGGCCAATAGTGCTGTAGTTGAATCTGTACAACAAGCGCCAATACCGACTTCTGCTCCAGCAACGGCTTTGCAACAAGATGCTCAAAGCTTAGATATTGACGCGACATTTGAAGATGCTGCGATAAATGAGGATACAGAGACTGGCTTTAATTCTGAACTTGATGATGTGAATCTTTCAGAAAGCGCCAAAGAGAATAAACCATCAGTTGAAGTATCTCAGCAATCCGATCAAATCGTTTTCGATCCTTCCAGTGATGAAGTTTTATTCGATTTAGATGAAGCTGATGAATTTAATGCACAAAGCAATGATGATGAACCAAATAGTGATGATTTCTTATTTGATGAAATTGTACCGTTAGAAGCAGAAACTCAAAATGAAGCACCTGTTGAACCTGCTGTAGCAATAGTTGAGGTTGTACATGAGGAGTCTTTTGATTTAGCAAGTGAAGTGCTTTCAGTCGCGAATGTTGAGGATACTCAAGTCGTAGAAAATGAAAGCCTACAAACTGTTACTGCCCTTGTAGAGCTTGCTCAACCTGAACAGGTCTCATCTACACCAACCGATTTAATGCCACAAGATATTTTGCAACTACAAGCACAGCAGTTAGTCGGTGAATGGACAGTGGAGAAGTGGGAATACTGGTTCAGAAGCAGTGGGTTATCGCCTGCGGTACAAGAGTTGGCTCAGCAAGGTTTAATGGCTGGACAAATTAATGCCGAGTCTGTGTTTATGATTCCGCAGCGTTATGAGCAACTCCTCACCCAATTACGTCATGTTTTGGAAGATGCACTCAAATCTGAATGGCCTCAGACGCGTTTTGATGTGAAATATGCAGAAGTTGAAACCATTACGCCATATACGATGCAAGCGCAACGTAAGGAAAAGGCATTCCAACGTGCACATGAATTACTACAAAACGAAGACACAGTGAAAAGTCTAGTGCAAACTTTTGATGGTGAATTACACAATATTCAGCTTAAGTAATGTCATGGCTTAAATAGTGGCGCAAAGTACTCCGCATTTCAGATGGAATCGGGGTGCTTTTTCGTGTTTCACGATCCACAAAAACATGAACAAAATGTCCTTGAGCCGAAGCCGTTTCTTGACCAAATTTAAAAATGGCGAGCTCGTAAGTAAGTGAAGAGTTTCCTATTTTGGAAATAGTCACACCCACGTCAATAATCTCAGGGTAAGATAACTCATGTAAGAAACTACATGCTGAGTCGACCACTAAGCCAATAATAGGGGATTGGTGAATATCAAAATTTGCTTTTTCAATCAGTAAGGCATTTGCGGCAGTATCAAAATAGCTATAGTAAGTGACGTTGTTGACATGGCCATAGAGGTCATTGTCCGACCAACGTGTCTGAATCGGTAAAAAATAATGAAATTGGTCACGTGTCTTTGCGGCTTGTCTCATCGACGTCATCCTTAAAATCTGATTATAAATAGCCTAAGTTAATTATATGGGTTAGCTGTAAATGGCTTGATAAATCTCGCGTGCCTGTTGCCACTCTAGTTCTCTTGGGTTGTTTTGTAGTAGGCGTGTTTGCAACATGGCGTCTGTTGCAAGTTGATCTAGACTGTGTTCAGGAACATTCAACGCCTTGAGTTTTAAGGTTAAACCGCTACGGTCTAAATGGTTTTGCATATGATCGACAAAGAGATCAGAAAGACCATCAGTACAGCCTGTACTTTTTGGGTCGAGCCAGCAGATCAGTTCCGCATAATGTTGCTTGGCTTGGGGGAGATTAAACTTTAAAACCTCGGTCAGCACTAAGGCATTGCTATGTCCATGAGAAATGTGAAAATGTCCACCCAGTGGATAAGCAAGTGCATGTACAGCACCTACTGGGGCATTGGCAAAAGCTTGTCCTGCCAACATTGAACCGACCAACATATTTTGTCGGGCTTCTAAATTTCGACCATCTTCTAGCACCAAACTGAGGTTTTGATTCAGCAGTTTCAAAGCCTGTTTCGCTAACATGTCTGCATAGGGGTTTTTCTTGATTTTAGAGGTATAAGCTTCAATGGCATGTACCATCGCATCAATGCCTGTCGCTGCACTAATATGACGCGGCAGGTTTTCAGTAAAAGTCGCATCCAAAATCGTTACATCGGCAAAAAGAACAGGTGCTACGATACCAGTCTTTGTCGTTTCACCTGTGGTAACAATTGAAATTGGGGTAACTTCAGAACCTGTCCCTGCTGTGGTTGGGACTAAAATTAACGGCAGTCGAGGTGTTTGGGCATTATTTACCCCATAAAGATCAGCTAACTGTTGCTGCTGTGCAGGATGGCTGAGTATGGCAATAATTTTTGCAACATCCATAGAGCTTCCACCACCAAAGCCTAAAATGATATCTACTTTTTGCTGTTTGGCAAAATCAACCGCATTTAAAACAATCTGCTCACTTGGATCTGCTTCAACCTCACTGTAAATACTGTAAGTGAGCGAGAGATCTTCTAAAATTTCTAAGAGGGGAAGATGAAGTTGATGCTTTAACATGCCTGCATCTGTAACCAATAACAGATGTTGATAAGGACGAGTTGTTAAAAGTTCTCTAAGCTGCTGAATGCTGCCCAAGCCTGAAATAATATTCGGCACAGTTTGAAATTGAAATGAGTTCATACAGCATCCTTTTTTATATCTTATTCAACAATAATGTCTTGTACTTCTATAGGATTCATCCTCTAAATAACTTAACATAAGACACTTGAAAATAAAGCTGTTTTGAGGTGGATATGTCATTCACAACGCCCTATAAGGTGTTATGTGTCTGTTTAGGAAATATTTGTCGTTCTCCCACGGCAGAAGTGGTTCTCAGACATTTTTGTGATGCGCATCAACTTAATATTGAAATCGACTCAGCAGGGACGAGTAACTATCATCCGAATAAGGCACCTGACTTACGCAGTCAAGAACATGCGTTGAAACGTGGTTATGATTTGTCTGGTTTACGTGCACGACAGTTACAGCCCCGTGATTTTGTCCATTTTGATTTAATTTTAGCGATGGACCACAATAATTTGGATGAGATTCAGATGCTGTATCAAACAGCATCACGTGAATTTGGTGCGGGGCAACTACGTGCTAAAGTCGCTCTCATGTCCGAGCATGATACGCAATATCCACAGCAAGCCTTACCTGATCCTTACTATGGTGGATCTGATGGTTTTGAGCGTGTCCTTGACCAATGTGAGTCGAGCAGCCAAGCGTGGGTCAGTATTTTTAAACAACAATTTGAACAGTAATTAGGGTTAGCGCATGCAAATCGAAACACAAAAACAGCTTAAACCTTTTAATACGTTAAGCTTAAATGCGATAGCCTCTCATTATGTTCAAATTCATAGTGCAGATGAATTGGTTAAAGCCCTAGATTATGCGCAGCAACAAGCGCTGAATGTCATGATTTTATCAGGTGGAAGTAATATGTTGCTGCCTGCACAAATTGATGCTTTGGTTGTGCATATGAATATTCTAGGTATAGAGAATCTGTCTGAAGATGCGAATACCCAAACCATACGAGTTGGTGCAGGGCAAGTTTGGCATGACTTTGTTCTTTGGACGACAGAACAGCGTTTATTTGGTTTACAGAATTTAGCTTTGATCCCAGGTTTAGTCGGTGCATCCCCAGTACAAAATATCGGTGCTTATGGTGTCGAAGCAGGTGAGTTCATTGAAAGTGTGCAGGTCTATGACAGACAACTGAAACAATTTAGTGATATTCAAGCTGAAGATTGTGCATTTAGTTATCGCCATAGTATTTTTAAAGATGATCCAAATCGCTATGTGATTACACATGTGACTTTCAAGTTATTGAAAAAAGAAGACTTGAAAATTAGCTATGGTGACTTAAAACAAGCCATGGGTGATGAGCTCACTGCTTTTAATTTGCAACAACAAGTGATTCAGATTCGTCAAAGTAAATTACCCGATCCTAAAGAGTTTCCTAACGTAGGCAGTTTTTTTAAGAACCCAATTATGAGTCAGCAAGCTTATGACCTTTTAGCCCAACAATTTGAAAAATTGCCACATTATCCGCAAGCGAATGGTGATGTTAAAATTGCCGCAGGTTGGTTGATAGATCAATCAGGCTGGAAAGGTAAGCAGCTTGGTGTTGTCGGGATGTTTGCCAAACAAGCTTTGGTTTTAGTGAATTATGCCAATGCAGATTTGAGTGATGTACAGAGCACATACCGTACAGTGCAGCAGGATGTGTATAATAAATTTAAGGTTTTGTTGGAACCTGAACCTGTGCTATTTAATTCGTCGGGTTTAATCCAATCTCATTAGGATTGTTAAAAGTATGAGTAAAACCCATAAAATGGTACGTTTAGTGCAAATCGCTTCGGTGTTATTTGCACTTTTCGGCTGTTTAATGATTTTTATTTATACGCCTTTTTATTCTAAGCTCATTGTTGCTGCGCTTAATACTTTTGTTCCTGTCGATGTTAACGAAGTGGCCGCACAGAGCCAAAAGATGGCAGCATTGAGTGAGCAAGAAAGCTTAGAACCGGGTTCTGATTTGTGGATAGCACGTCAAGCTTATTTACAGCTCATGGAAGAACAGATTAAAGAGCATAATTCACAAAACTTAACCACCATTCAGGCGCGCTACAAAGCCTTACAAGAGTTGATTGTTGCTGAGCAAAAAGAGGAACAGGAAAAAGAACAGAAGCCTCAAATTCCTTTGGTGGTTGAGACTGCAAGTTCAGAAGTAGACCCAACAGAGAATGTAAAAGAACTATTAGAACTCAACAGTAAAGAAAATAAAGCGTTAATGGAGCATTATCTAGCGTTCTTAAAAACGCATAAGGTTGAGGCTGTAGAGGAAGAGCCGATAGATGAACAAATCTATCAAGACATCGCACAAATCCATGCACAAAATGAAGAGAAAAAAGCAGCTTTAAATATGCCGAATGCTATCGTTGTCCTAGGAGGCGGGTTAACTTTAGATAAGAATGGTAAGGATATCGTCGTGAATGAATATACCCGTTTGCGGCTTGAAACCACATTACAAGTTGAACAGCAGTTTAAGCTGCCTATTGTGCTGAGTGGGGTAGAAGCACCGTATATGCAAAAATGGTTAAAGGCACGAGGAGTCGATGCAAAACTGTTGGAAGATCGTAGTATGAACACCTGTGAAAACTCGCGTTTTAGTTCCTTGTTACTACAGAAAAAAGGTGGTGCACCTAGAGTGATTCTAATTACAGATCAATACCATATGCCACGTACCCGTCGTTTATTTGCCTTAAATGGTATAGAAACCCAGCCGATAGAAGCACCTATGCCGACCCAATTAACACGTTGGCGACCAAGTCAACAAAACTATGATCATAGTCGCCGTGCCAATTATGAAATGCTTGCAACTGTGCGTGATGTACTTGTCGGCTCAAGTGACTGTAGGGAGATTCCATAATGCCTGAACTTCCTTTTTTAAATCCTTCAGTACTCAAACAGCTTGAACTTCCTGTACCGAGTCGTGAGACAACACCACAGCTATTAATGCCTTTGAATCTAAACCAGCCATATGAGGCATCGGTGGAAATGGTGTCTTATCGTCGTTTATACGGTTTAGATGCACTGGACTGTGATCACTGGCAAGGTTATGTTCAAATGCCATTATTTAAGTTGCACGTCCAAGTTTTTGCACCGAAAATTGAAAAAATTAAAGGTTCAGTCTGCCTGTTGCATGGTTATTTAGAGCATAGCGGAATTTATCAACCCATCATTAAAGAGTTGCTTGAACAAGGCTTTAGTGTATTGACCTATGATCTTCCAGGGCATGGACTTAGTGATGGATCGCCTGCGAATATCCAAAACTTTGACCATTATCAAGATGTATTACATGCTGTGGTACGTTATGTTAAACATGCAGAGCAGTTGCCACAACCGTGGTTAGGCATCGGGCAGAGTACGGGTGGTGCAATTTTAATGCATCATTTGCTCGAATTTGCCGAACGCCGTGAAAACCCTTATGTACAGCGTGTTCTGTTGTTGTCGCCACTTATTCGTCCTGCGAAATCGGCTTGGTGGCATAACTCTGTTGGGTTAGGCATTATTCGACGGATTAAACGCCAAGTGCCGCGTCATTTCAGACGGAATAACCATAACCCTGAGTTCTTACGTTTTGTCCGTTTAAAAGATCCCTTGCAACCTCGTATGATGGGTATGGATTGGATTTTGGCTATGTCCAAATGGATGTTGGAAATGGAACAGCGTCCAGCCTGTCGCATTCCAGTCTGGTTAGCGCAAGGTGCACTGGATCAGACGGTAGACTGGCGTTATAACATTGAGTTTATTCGTGAAAAGTTTCGCTTACAGACCTTATTGATGTTGGAAGAGGGTTCGCATCAGTTGATCAATGAACGTTCGGATATTCGTGCGGCGTTAACAGGTTTAATTCCAGCTTTTTTACATGCGCAGGGTTCATCAGGTGGATACTATTAACATTCTGTGACTTTTCTTATCGAAAATAAAAAGGAGGCTAATAGAGCCTCCTTTTTATTTAGAAATGTTCTAGTTTGGACATATTCCACATACGGAAATAGAAGTTTTCTTCATCTTTATTTTCACAAGATAGCAGTTCACCATCTTTTAACCAAAAATGTAGCTGCGCATAGTTTCGAATTTCTCGGTCATTAATACGCTGCGCTAAATGGCGTGCTTTAATTTCTGCTGGATGTTTTAAGCCCGCTGAAGCAATCATTTCTGAAAGTGCTTTCAATGTGTTGTCATGAAAATGTAGCACACGTTCAGCTTTGGTGGGCACGTGTAGTGCCTTTTGTCGCTCTTTGTCTTGCGTTGCAACACCCACAGGGCATTGGTTGGTATGACAACTTTGCGCTTGAATACATCCTACCGCAAACATAAATCCTCGTGCAGAATTGACCCAATCTGCACCAATTGCCATGGTGCTGGCAATATCAAAGGCACTAACCAATTTCCCACTGGCCCCAATTTTGATCTGATCACGTAAACCCGCACCGACCAGTGTATTGTGTACAAAAAGTAAGCCTTCACGTAGTGGTACACCCATATTATCGATCAGCTCGATAGGCGCTGCACCTGTACCACCTTCGGAGCCATCTACGACAATAAAATCAGGAATTATTTGAGTATTTAGCATGGCTTTGACAATACTCATAAATTGCCAAGGCTGACCAATGCACAGTTTAAAACCGATAGGTTTACCTTCAGATAGCTCACGCAGTTTTTGAATAAAATGCATCATTTCAATCGGTGTTTTGAAGGCAGAGTGACTTGAGGGCGAAACACAGTCATGATCACGACTGACGCCTCGAATTTCAGCAATCTCTTCAGAAATTTTATCTTTCGGTAGAATCCCGCCATGACCAGGTTTTGCTCCTTGAGAGAGCTTGATTTCGATCATTTTCACTTGAGGTCGTTTAGCTTGAACGGCAAATTTCTCAGGGTCAAATTGACCATCGAGGGTACGGCAACCGAAATAACCACTGCCTAACTCCCAAACAATATCGCCTCCATACTCAAGATGGTACGGACTTAAACTGCCTTCGCCAGTATCATGGTAAAAACCACCCATTTGCGCGCCTTTGTTTAAAGCACGAATGGCATTGGCACTCAAGCTGCCAAAACTCATGGCTGAAATATTGAAAATAGAAGCACTATAAGGCTGAGAGCATTGCGCATTGCCTACTAATATACGGAAGGTTTTTGGGTCGGCAGGTTTGCATGGACTTAATGAATGCGTCATGAAACGATAGTTGTCTGCATAGACATCGATAATGGAACCGAACGGTTTATCTGCATTTTGGTTTTTTGCACGCTGATAGACCAAACTGCGTTGCATGCGCGAAAAAGGCAGTGCGTCTTGGTCGGCCTCAATAAAATACTGACGAATTTCAGGGCGGAAATCTTCAAAAATAAAACGAAAGTGCCCCATAATTGGATAGTTCTTTAAGATTGAATGTTTATTTTGTAAAACATCATGCAAGCCAACAAGACTCAGTAAACCTGCGATCAGCCAAATACTGTTCAGTAAAGTGTCTGAAATAAAGTAATTAATATAGATAGGAGTACGGCTATAATGAAAAAAAGAAATGCTCAAAAAAATAAAAATACACAGTAGCCAAATGGAGTGCCGTGAAAAAAATGTATTCAGTAATTTATGACGTATGGATTGAGCAGGGCTAGACATATGGCTGGGCATCCTTCCAGATTGTTTAAAACTAATGTGCCAAGTCTCTGTTTCATCTACAAGTAATAAATTGTTGTTACGCCCGCTATTTTTTGCTGTGGGAATCCAATATTAAAATTATGGATAAATTTTATACAGATTGATATCTTTCAGAATTTAAAGTATATAAAATGAATATGAATAAGCACTTATTGTTCAAAAGAAAAAATTATAAATTACTTACTTCTAGGGATAGGTTAGGCTAAGTTTGCATCGGTATAGTGTCGTTGAAGAATGATAAGAAAAAGGGGAAGCTTCAGTGAAAAATAAGGAAACTGTTTTGCCTGCACCTGTTTTAATCGTGGAAGATGAAGCCATGATTCGCTCGCGTCTAGATCTGATCCTGTCGGAACTGGGCTATAGTCAAGATATGCTGATTTTTGCTAAAAATTTAGCTGAAGCCATGCAAATTATTACCTCACAACCCATTTCTTTAGCCTTAGTCGATTTAGGGTTGCCTGATGGAAATGGCATCACTCTAATTGAAAAACTCAGAGACATAGATGAAAGCGCATTAATTTTAGTGATTTCGGCATGGAGTACACAGCAAAGCTTATTTGCCTCGATTAAGGCAGGAGCAAATGGTTATGTGCTAAAAGAACGTGATGATGCTGAAGTCCTGATGTCGATACGGAGTATTTTGCGCGGTGGTGCACCGATTGATCCATTTATTGCTCGTGAAATATTAAATCAAATCTCGACCTCAAATACCCCTCAAACTGAACGTGTAGAGCTGTTAGATGGGCAGGACTATGACCAACTCACTAATCGAGAAACTGAAATTCTTAATTTAGTGGCGCAGGGGCTGAGTAATCGTGAAATTGCTGAGCAATTATTTGTATCGCGATATACCGTCGAAAGTCATATTAAGCATATTTACCGAAAGCTTTCCGTCACAAAAAGAACCAAAGCAGTCAGTACTGCACGTTCTTTAGGTATTTTATGAGAAATGGCTGGCTGAGTATTTTCATCACACTATGTTTGTGTGTGCTTAGCTTTGCCAGTTTCGCACAAACTAACTTTACTGTTAGTCCAACCTGTAAAGTGAATATCGATAAAATTTCTGCAGTGAAAACAAGTTCTATTGATGTTGTTCCGAAGACGGGGTGGATCGAGGTCAAAAACCCTGATGTGTGGACCAAGCGTTGGCCACACTATGATGGTGGCGTTTGGTACCATTTTAGTTGGCATTGGCGTTGTAAAGATAGTGATGAAATGAAGCAACCTTTAGCATTTTCTGTCGAAGGCATGAGTAGTGCGGGTGCTGTTTTTTTTAATCGAAACTTACTCTGGAAAGATAAGCATTTAGTTGAACCCCTATCAAAAAGTTGGAATACTCCGCGTTTTTGGATACTTCCTGTCGAGAGCTTAAAACAAAAAAACAATGACATTTGGGTTTATGTCGTTGGCAATAGCTATGAAAGTCCGGGGCTAGGTAATCTAGAATTTTCTGATATCACAACAGCATATGATAAACAACAAAAACGAATTTGGAACAAGAGAGCACTGTTTCAAGTTAACTTAGTTATTTCTACTACCTTAGGGTTGGTGTGTTTTGTCATTTGGTTTTTTAGACGCAATGAAACGACATTTTTATGGTTTTCTGTTAGCTGTTTGTTTTGGGTATTGTTTATTTGGAATGTCATCAATCGAGAAGTGTTTCCTTATCCAAACTCTTTGTGGGTCATGAAAACTAATCTGACTTTTTTTGTTTTATACAATGTTTGCTTTTGCATTTATCTGCTGCGTTTCGTAAGAACAAAGTTTGCTGAGTTAGAAAAAACCTTATTTTTAGTCGCTGCTGTGTGTATTGTTACCATCTTATTTATCCCGAGCTTGATGGTTAATATAGTAACTGCGGTGATTTTCTTATTGTGTATTGCGCTCTTTATCGCATCATTCTGTTTTGTGATTTATCGTGCTTATAAAACGAAGCGCCCTGATTATATATTATTGGCTGTTTGTTTAAGTGTGATTCTTATTGTTATGCTTTACGATATTTCACTACTTTTTGATGGCCACATTAATGACCATCAGCCCTTGTCACCGTATACCTCACCGGTGATTACATTTTTTATCGTGATTATTCTTGCGACGCGTTTAGATAGAAATATCAAAAAAATACAAAGATTTAATACTGAGCTTGAGCAGAGGGTAAGCTTTGTGACCAGTAATTTGTCCTCTAGTTTATATGCACGACACCAATTAGAAATTGAAAATGTTCGTCTACAGGAGCGTATTCATTTAGCACATGATTTGCACGATGGTTTGGGGGCATCTTTGGTTCGTTCCATGATTTTGGTGGATCAGAGCGCTAGTACCATGTCGAATCAACAATTTTTATCCATCCTCAAATTGCTCCGAGATGACTTAAGACAAATTATTGATAGTGGTTCTTTAACCAATAACAAAACGCCAGATAATCCAGTGTTATGGATTGCACCAGTTCGACATCGTTTTAGTCAGATCATGGATGAGTTAGATATTGAAGCGACTTGGAGCATTCCTGAGG
This DNA window, taken from Acinetobacter sp. WCHA55, encodes the following:
- the dnaX gene encoding DNA polymerase III subunit gamma/tau encodes the protein MYQVLARKYRPRNFNELVGQNHVSRALTSALERGRLHHAYLFTGTRGVGKTTIARILAKCLNCETGVTSTPCEVCPTCTAVNEGRFIDLIEIDAASRTKVEDTRELLDNVPYAPTQGRFKVYLIDEVHMLSTHSFNALLKTLEEPPEHVKFLFATTDPQKLPITVISRCLQFTLRPLAVDEITEHLGNILNKESILAEQDAIWQIAESAQGSLRDALSLTDQAIAYGQGSIQHQDVKEMLGLIDRTIIYDLILAIHQNQKQRVSELLMQFRQQALDVSLVLDQLISTLHELALLQYLPELSLKYSAEINKKIMQLSQQIVAQDLQLYYQIACKGRAELQLAVTQEQGFEMTVLRMLAFRPLQPNEVLVAQANSAVVESVQQAPIPTSAPATALQQDAQSLDIDATFEDAAINEDTETGFNSELDDVNLSESAKENKPSVEVSQQSDQIVFDPSSDEVLFDLDEADEFNAQSNDDEPNSDDFLFDEIVPLEAETQNEAPVEPAVAIVEVVHEESFDLASEVLSVANVEDTQVVENESLQTVTALVELAQPEQVSSTPTDLMPQDILQLQAQQLVGEWTVEKWEYWFRSSGLSPAVQELAQQGLMAGQINAESVFMIPQRYEQLLTQLRHVLEDALKSEWPQTRFDVKYAEVETITPYTMQAQRKEKAFQRAHELLQNEDTVKSLVQTFDGELHNIQLK
- a CDS encoding acyl-CoA thioesterase; this translates as MRQAAKTRDQFHYFLPIQTRWSDNDLYGHVNNVTYYSYFDTAANALLIEKANFDIHQSPIIGLVVDSACSFLHELSYPEIIDVGVTISKIGNSSLTYELAIFKFGQETASAQGHFVHVFVDRETRKSTPIPSEMRSTLRHYLSHDIT
- a CDS encoding iron-containing alcohol dehydrogenase — translated: MNSFQFQTVPNIISGLGSIQQLRELLTTRPYQHLLLVTDAGMLKHQLHLPLLEILEDLSLTYSIYSEVEADPSEQIVLNAVDFAKQQKVDIILGFGGGSSMDVAKIIAILSHPAQQQQLADLYGVNNAQTPRLPLILVPTTAGTGSEVTPISIVTTGETTKTGIVAPVLFADVTILDATFTENLPRHISAATGIDAMVHAIEAYTSKIKKNPYADMLAKQALKLLNQNLSLVLEDGRNLEARQNMLVGSMLAGQAFANAPVGAVHALAYPLGGHFHISHGHSNALVLTEVLKFNLPQAKQHYAELICWLDPKSTGCTDGLSDLFVDHMQNHLDRSGLTLKLKALNVPEHSLDQLATDAMLQTRLLQNNPRELEWQQAREIYQAIYS
- a CDS encoding low molecular weight protein-tyrosine-phosphatase, translating into MSFTTPYKVLCVCLGNICRSPTAEVVLRHFCDAHQLNIEIDSAGTSNYHPNKAPDLRSQEHALKRGYDLSGLRARQLQPRDFVHFDLILAMDHNNLDEIQMLYQTASREFGAGQLRAKVALMSEHDTQYPQQALPDPYYGGSDGFERVLDQCESSSQAWVSIFKQQFEQ
- the murB gene encoding UDP-N-acetylmuramate dehydrogenase; the protein is MQIETQKQLKPFNTLSLNAIASHYVQIHSADELVKALDYAQQQALNVMILSGGSNMLLPAQIDALVVHMNILGIENLSEDANTQTIRVGAGQVWHDFVLWTTEQRLFGLQNLALIPGLVGASPVQNIGAYGVEAGEFIESVQVYDRQLKQFSDIQAEDCAFSYRHSIFKDDPNRYVITHVTFKLLKKEDLKISYGDLKQAMGDELTAFNLQQQVIQIRQSKLPDPKEFPNVGSFFKNPIMSQQAYDLLAQQFEKLPHYPQANGDVKIAAGWLIDQSGWKGKQLGVVGMFAKQALVLVNYANADLSDVQSTYRTVQQDVYNKFKVLLEPEPVLFNSSGLIQSH
- a CDS encoding YdcF family protein, with the protein product MSKTHKMVRLVQIASVLFALFGCLMIFIYTPFYSKLIVAALNTFVPVDVNEVAAQSQKMAALSEQESLEPGSDLWIARQAYLQLMEEQIKEHNSQNLTTIQARYKALQELIVAEQKEEQEKEQKPQIPLVVETASSEVDPTENVKELLELNSKENKALMEHYLAFLKTHKVEAVEEEPIDEQIYQDIAQIHAQNEEKKAALNMPNAIVVLGGGLTLDKNGKDIVVNEYTRLRLETTLQVEQQFKLPIVLSGVEAPYMQKWLKARGVDAKLLEDRSMNTCENSRFSSLLLQKKGGAPRVILITDQYHMPRTRRLFALNGIETQPIEAPMPTQLTRWRPSQQNYDHSRRANYEMLATVRDVLVGSSDCREIP
- a CDS encoding alpha/beta hydrolase translates to MPELPFLNPSVLKQLELPVPSRETTPQLLMPLNLNQPYEASVEMVSYRRLYGLDALDCDHWQGYVQMPLFKLHVQVFAPKIEKIKGSVCLLHGYLEHSGIYQPIIKELLEQGFSVLTYDLPGHGLSDGSPANIQNFDHYQDVLHAVVRYVKHAEQLPQPWLGIGQSTGGAILMHHLLEFAERRENPYVQRVLLLSPLIRPAKSAWWHNSVGLGIIRRIKRQVPRHFRRNNHNPEFLRFVRLKDPLQPRMMGMDWILAMSKWMLEMEQRPACRIPVWLAQGALDQTVDWRYNIEFIREKFRLQTLLMLEEGSHQLINERSDIRAALTGLIPAFLHAQGSSGGYY
- a CDS encoding FMN-binding glutamate synthase family protein, giving the protein MSSPAQSIRHKLLNTFFSRHSIWLLCIFIFLSISFFHYSRTPIYINYFISDTLLNSIWLIAGLLSLVGLHDVLQNKHSILKNYPIMGHFRFIFEDFRPEIRQYFIEADQDALPFSRMQRSLVYQRAKNQNADKPFGSIIDVYADNYRFMTHSLSPCKPADPKTFRILVGNAQCSQPYSASIFNISAMSFGSLSANAIRALNKGAQMGGFYHDTGEGSLSPYHLEYGGDIVWELGSGYFGCRTLDGQFDPEKFAVQAKRPQVKMIEIKLSQGAKPGHGGILPKDKISEEIAEIRGVSRDHDCVSPSSHSAFKTPIEMMHFIQKLRELSEGKPIGFKLCIGQPWQFMSIVKAMLNTQIIPDFIVVDGSEGGTGAAPIELIDNMGVPLREGLLFVHNTLVGAGLRDQIKIGASGKLVSAFDIASTMAIGADWVNSARGFMFAVGCIQAQSCHTNQCPVGVATQDKERQKALHVPTKAERVLHFHDNTLKALSEMIASAGLKHPAEIKARHLAQRINDREIRNYAQLHFWLKDGELLSCENKDEENFYFRMWNMSKLEHF